Below is a genomic region from Tumebacillus amylolyticus.
CGCGCTCCGCGACGCGCTTGACCGTCGCACGCAGACGCTCCATCTGCAATTCCTGTAAGCGCTTTCGCTCCAGCGTTTCCATTCGCTCGTTGAAGATCATCGCAGTTCTCCTCCTCAAACTTTGAAACTACTAAAAAGCAAAGTCGTTCGATAGGTACGAATATTCTATTTCTTGATTGTCGTTGAAATTCCTCTACGTAACCAAAAAACCCCCTCTCAAAATCGGAGGGGGTTGCTGGAATTATCGGTTGGCTTCGACGCGGCCCGAGTTCGAGGCGAGGTCGATGGAGATCGAGATGTTCGACGCGCCGGAGTAGACGTTCGACCAAGTGGAGGTCGAACCGCTGCGCGACGTCGCGTTCGCTTGGCTCATCCCCGCCATGCCCAACATGTAGGTTTCGTAGTAGGCACGGTCTTGACCCGGCGGGTTGAAGCGATCGAAGCGAAGCGTGACGTGCGTGGCAATGCCGCCGGAAATCGTCACGTCAACCGACATCGAACCTCGGTAGTAGGACAGCACGTTGCCGTTCTCACCGAGCGATTGGTTGTAGCGGAAGAAGTTCTGTACGTCCGATTTGCTGGAACCGAGCACCGATTTCAACAAACCACCGTCTACCAACGTGCCCGCTGCCGGCGGTTGCTGGACAGGCGGAGTCGGAGTTGGGGTCGGTGTGGGAGTCGGCTGAGGTGTCGGTTTCGGAGTGGGATTCGGTGTCGGGGTGGGCGTCGGCGTCGGATTCACCGGCACCTGTTGCTCCTGTGTCGGCGTGCCGCTGTTCGACGGTGCAGGTGCCGGGCTCGTACCGTTTCCGGTCGTCGAAGTTGCTGCGCCGCTGCCCCCGCTGTATGGAGACTGCGGAACATAGTTCGAGGCGGTCGCACGAGGCGATGCCTTGCCTTGGTCGCGGGCGATGGCGGTCAATTGAGTCGCCAACGGTTTGGAGATGCCCTGCGTTTGCCCCGATGCCGCCTGTTGCGTCGCGAGGCTTTTGCCGCCGTCGGGCAGCATCGCCATGTACTCCTGTGGGATCGGTTGCCCGTCTTTGAGCGCTTGCATGACGGTCAGAAGCCAACCGAGGTCTTCGCCCTCTGCGTTGCCTTGGCCCTTGAACTCGCCAATGCCTTGCGTATTGCCGGTCTCGCCGCCCTGGGCGGTCGAGGACGTTTTTTCCGGTTCAGCAGTTGTGGTCGTAGGGTTCGTTTGGGACGCGGTGTGTTGCGGTTCTTCGGACTTGGCCAATGCGGTGGGCGCGAACTTGTTGAGCAGCAAGAGACCTCCGGCCAACACGATGCAAACGCCGCCCAATGCAGCCCAAGCACCTCCGTACTTGCCCTTGCGCAAGACATTGCCCATCATCATCACCACAGAAAGTGCGGAGAAAATTCCGAGGACAATCATACCAATGACCGTCAAACTGATTTTGTCGAGAATCGAGGCTAAATCCATGGGACATCTACACCCCCAAATCTACGCTTGTTATTCGAACATCTTCGACAGATCTCCCGAAAATCCTCTTTGTGTTATTTTCTATACATAAGCGTTTACAAAGTATCCGTAATGCCATATACTGGTGCCAAGAAAGAAATTCTTGGAAAACAAGGGGGTGACCCTCATGCTTAGCGGAATGTTTGGCGGATTTGACAGAAGCATTTGGATACGGTTCTGGGGCATGACGTTGCTCAATGTCGGGACCTTTATGATACGGCCTTTTTTGGCACTGTACTTGGCAAACGGTTTAGGGGCGGGGCTGACGATCATCGGATTTGTGTTGACGGTGCGCCCGCTGGGAGCTTTTTTCGGAAACATGCTCGGCGGGTATTTCGCCGACAAGATCGGCCGCAAGCCGGTGATGATTGCAGGTATGCTGCTCGATGCGGCGGCGCTGGGCGGGTATGCATTGACCGACAGCGTGCTGTGGTTCGCGCTTCTCTCGTTCTTGCAAGGATTCGGTTCCTCGTTCGCCGAACCAGCGGTCAGCGCGATGGTGGCAGACGTCACGAGTGAACAAAACCGCGCCCGCGCATTTTCCCTGATGTACATGGGCAACAACGTCGGTTGCGCCGTCGGCCCGTTGCTCGGCGTCTCGTTGCTCCTTGCGCATCCGGCCACGTTGTTTGGCATCATGGCGACGGCGACGGTGGCCTTCGCGGTCGTGATTGCCCTCTTCATTCCCGAATCGAAGCCGGAGAACATTGTCTGTGAATCGGACGCGTGCAAACGGTCGCAGAACAAGATCGGCTACGGGTTCATCTTGCAAGATGTGAAGCTCATCCTCTTCCTGCTCGGTTCGTTTGCCATCACGCTCGGTTACAACCAGATGTCGTCGTACTTGCCTCTGCATCTGGAAAACATCCTCCCGGACGCCTCTTGGCTCTACGGGGTGATGCAATCGCTCAACGGCATCCTCTGCGTCGTGCTCTCCATGCCTGTTGCACGCTTTCTGTCGCGCTTCAACCCCTATCATGTCATGAAAGCGAGCGGCGGGGTGTATACGCTGGGAATCTTGATCCTCGCGCTCAACCACAGTTCCTCGCTGATGCTGATCGGGTTCACGGTGTTTACGCTCGGTGAGATCATCTCGGCGTCCGTTTCGAAAAAGTTGCTCGCCGACTTCGCGCCGGACGACATGCGTGCCCGTTATATGGGGGCCAGCGGCTTCTCGTGGATCGTCGCCGCCACGATCGGTCCTCTGCTTGGCGGGCAGTTGATGCAGCAATTCGGCGGGCATGTGATGCTCTTGGTCTTCACGTTGATCATGGCGCTGAGCGTGCCGGTCTACCGAATGCTCTGGATCAAGCGCAAAGCCGAGTTGCAACCTGCCTTGGAAGTAAAAAAAGCCGTTCCCCTCGCTTGAGGGGGACGGCTTCTTTTTCGTAAAAAGGACTAGCAGATGTAGGATTCTTGCTCGACGATCTTCGCCGCGAGTTCACGCTTGACTTTGACAGCGTTGATCGGGGTGGAACGAGCGAGTTTCTTGAGGACGGAGAGTTGGGTTTTGAGGACGTCGCCCCCTTCCATCGCAGCAAGGGTTTCCTTGGCAATCGCTTCGATGCGACCGAAGGATTCGTTGACGAAGACGCGGGACATGGCGATCTTGGTCGCCGCTTTTGCTTCGCCGTCGCGTGCGATTTGCTTTTGCGCACGCAGGAGTGCAGATTCAGCCGCGAAGATTTCGATCGCGATGTCTGCGACGTTCGCGAGGATTTCTTGTTGAGCTTCCAGCGCCAGTTGGTACTTCTGCACGCCGTAGCCTGCCACCATCAGGAAGATTTTCTTCGCACGGTCGATGAGGTCTTCTTCGACTGCGAGCGGGATGTCTTCGTCAACCATGCCCGGCATCAGGGACATCAGTTCTGCTTGCAGACCTTGTGCCGCTTGCAGCAGAGCGATTTCGCCTTTCATCGCTTTTTTGACGAGCGTGCCCGGGATCAGGAGACGGTTGACTTCGTTGGTGCCTTCGAAGATGCGGTTGATGCGGGAGTCGCGGTACATTTGCTCAATCGGGTATTCCTGAATGAAGCCGTAGCCGCCGTGGATTTGCACGCCTTCGTCTACGACGAAGTCGAACGCTTCGGAAGCGAAGACTTTGGAGATCGAGCATTCGATTGCGTATTCGGCAATCGCCGCGGTCACGTCACGGCCGTTGGAGGTATCCACGTCCGCCAGACCCGCTTCGATCATTCCGCCGATGCGGTAGATCATCGATTCGGTTGCGTACGCTGCGATGTTCATGTCTGCGAACTTCTCGCGAAGCAGCGGGAAGGAGGAGATCTCTTTGTTGAACTGTTTGCGTTGGTTTGCGTATTTGACGGAGTGCTCGATCGCCAGTTTGTTGGAACCGACGCAACCTGCAGCCAACTTGTAACGGCCGATGTTCAAGATGTTGAAGGCGATGTGGTGGCCTTTGCCTACTTCGTAGAGCAGGTTTTCAACCGGCACGGCTACATCTTCGAGGATGAGCGGACGGGTCGAGGAGCCTTTGATCCCCATTTTCTTTTCTTCCGGGCCGGTGGAAACGCCCGGGTAGTCTTTTTCCACGATGAACGCGGAGAACTTGTCGCCGTCGACTTTTGCGTAGACGACGAATACGTCTGCAAAACCTGCGTTGGTGATGAACTGCTTCGTGCCGTTGAGCACGTAGTGGGTGCCTTCCGCGTTCAGGATCGCGGTGGTTTTCGCGCCCAGTGCGTCAGAGCCGGAGCCCGGCTCGGTCAGGCAGTACGCTGCGAACTTCGCGCCCGATGCGAGGTCCGGCAGGTAGCGTTTCTTTTGATCGTCGTTGCCGAAGTAGACGATCGGCAGGGTCCCGATCCCGACGTGCGCGCCGTGGGACAGGCCGAAGGAGCCTGCGCGGGTGATGTTTTCGGTGATCAGGGTGGAGGAGATTTTGTCGAGGCCAAGGCCGTCGTACTCTTCCGGAACGTCTGCTGCCAGCAGGCCGAGTTCGCCCGCTTGCTTGAGCAGATCGATGGTCAGTTCGAGGTCGAGTTTCTCGATCTCTTCACGGCGCGGTTCGACTTCGCCCTTGGCAAAGTCGGCCGTGGTTTTCGCGATCATCAGTTGCTCGTTGTTGAAGTCTTCCGGAGTGAAGACGTCAGCCGGAGAGGTCTTCTCGATCAGGAACGCGCCTCCGCGTTTTTTGGTTTTTACTTCGCTCATGGTAGTTGCCTCCTCAAATGTGTGGAATTAGTTCAACAGTTCGAATACGCCTGCTGCGCCCATGCCGCCGCCGATGCACATCGAGACCACGCCGTACTTGCCGTTGCGGCGACGGAGCTCGTTGAGAATCTGGACGGTCAGCTTCGCGCCGGAGCAGCCCAGCGGGTGACCGAGCGCAATGGCGCCGCCGTTGACGTTGACTTTTTCTTCGTCGAGACCGAGTTCGCGCACGACGTGGAACGCTTGCGACGCGAACGCTTCGTTGACTTCGAACAGGTCGATGTCGTCGACCGACAGACCTGCTTTTTGCAACGCTTTCGGGATTGCGACGACCGGGCCGACACCCATGATGTCCGGGTCCACGCCGCCGATGGCGAACGACAGGAATTTCGCAAGCGGCTTCAAGCCGAGTTCTTGCGCTTTTTCAGCAGACATGACGACGACTGCCGCTGCGCCGTCTGACGTTTGCGACGAGTTGCCCGCCGTGACGGAGCCTTGGACGTGGAATGCCGGGCGAAGTTTCGCAAGACCTTCCATCGAAGTGTCCGGGCGCACGCCTTCGTCGGTGTCGAAGAGGTACTCGTGAACTTTCACTTTGCCCTTCTCATCGACCGTTTGGAACTTGACCGGGACCGGAACGATCTCGTCTTTGAACTTGCCGGATGCAATGGCAGCGGCTGCACGTTGGTGCGAGCGAACGGCGAAACCGTCTTGCATTTCGCGGGAGACGCCGAAGCGTTGCGCGACTTGCTCTGCGGTGTGACCCATGCCCATGTAGATTTCCGGCATGTTGTCGACCAACCACGGGTTCGGAGCGAGTTTGTTGCCAACCATCGGAACCATCGACATCGATTCGACGCCGCCTGCGATCATGACGTCCGCTTGGCCGGTGAGAATGGCTTGTGCAGCCAGCGCGATGGTTTGCAGACCCGAGGAGCAGAAACGGTTGACGCTCATGCCTGCGACGTTCGTCGGGAGCCCGGCGCGCATCGCTACGATGCGGCCGAGGTTCATGCCTTGTTCGCCTTCCGGAATCGCGCAGCCGATGATGACATCTTCGACTTCACGCGGATCGAGTTCCGGAACGCGGTTCAGTGCTTCGCGCACAACCAGAGCCCCGAGGTCCTCCGGGCGGGTGTGGCGCAGGGAGCCTTTATGAGAACGACCTACGGCTGTACGGACAGCCGATACGATCACTGCTTCACGCATGATTCTGTACCTCCTTCAATCGCCTCGCAAACTAGTTGCGCAGCGGTTTGCCTTTCGTCAGCATGTATTGCATGCGTTGTTGCGAGAGCGGTTCGCCGCACAGCGAGAGGAACGCTTCACGCTCAAGGTCGAGCAAGTATTGCTCGCTGACCACGGAGCCGCCGATCACTTGACCGCCTGCGAGAACGTTTGCCACTTTAGATGCGATCTTCACATCATGATCGGATGCGAAGCCGTGGAGCTTCATGGTTTGCGCGCCGAGTTTGAGCAGCGCGTAGCCGTTTTCACCGACGACTTTGATTTTCTTCGGCGTCGGGGCTACGTAGTTCGGAGCCATCGCGAGCACCGCTTGCTTCGCGTCGTGCAGCAGGTAGTCTTGGTTTACGGTCATCTCGTCAGACTTGCGGAAGTAGCCGAGTTTTTGACCGTCGCGGAACGAGGTGGACACTTTCGCCATGGCAATCGTCTCGAACGCACGGGTGACGTACGGTTGGAGGTCGATGCCCTCCGGCACGTTCTCGATGTTGCGCAGGAGAATTTCCTTGTTCCCACCGCCGCCCGGAAGCAGACCGACGCCCACTTCGACGAGACCGAAGTACGATTCTGCCGCACCGACGATTTTGTCGGCCGGGAAGCAAACTTCTGCGCCGCCGCCAAGGGTCATGTTGAACGGAGCTGCGACCACCGGACGATCCATATATTTGAGAGCCATCGTCGCATTTTGGAACATGCGAACGGTCAGATCGAGTTCATCCCAATCGTCGTCTTGCGCCGCCATGAGAATCATCATGAGGTTGGCGCCCACGCAGAAGTTGTTCGCTTGGTTGCCGATGACGAGGCCCTTGTAGTTTTGAGAAACTTCTTGTGCCGCGTAGTTCATCATCGCGACGATGTCGTTGCCGATCGCTTGGTTCGGAGAGTGGAATTCAAGAGCTGCAACGCCGTCGCCGAGGTCGATCAGAGACGCGCCGGAGTTTTTCTTGATCACGCGGCCTTGCTCTTTGAGAGCGGCGAGCGAGATGATTTCCTTTTTCTCTTCCAGACCTTTGAACTCGCCTGTGAGGGTGTAGAACGACTTGACGCCGGCTTCTTCTTCGTAGAACGATTTCTTGCCGGATGCCAGCAAGTTTTTCACCAGTTCCGGGATGGTTTCGCCTTCTGCTTCCATACGAGCGACCGATTTCTCGACGCCCAGCAGGTCCCAGGTTTCGAACGGGCCGGTCTGCCAGTTGAAGCCCCACTTCATCGCGCGGTCGATGTTGACGATGTCGTCCGCGATTTCGGATGCGTGATTGGCGGAGTAGATCAAGGTGCGTTTCAAGACGTTCCACATGAAGAGGGACGCTTGGTCTTGGCCGTAGACGAGGGTGCGCAGTTTTTCCTTCAGAGACTTCTGCTGTTTCGCCATTTCCAGAGACGCGGACTTGATCTTGGTGCGCGGACGGTACTCCATGGTGTTGTAGTCCAGCGCATGGATGTCCTTGCCGATTTTTTGGAAGAAGCCTTTTTTGACTTTCTCCCCGATCCAGCCGTTCTCGACCATTTTTTGCAGGAAGGACGGGATGACGAAGGTCGATTTTTCCTCCCCGTCTTCTACGGAATCGTGGACGTTGTTCGCTACATGAACGAACGTATCGAGACCGACGATGTCGAGCGTGCGGAACGTGGCAGACTTCGGACGGCCGATTACCGGGCCGGTCAGCGCATCGACTTCATCGACGCCAAGGCCCGCTTTCTCCATCTCTTGAACCGAGACCATCAGACCGTAGGTGCCGATGCGGTTGGCGATGAAGTTGACGGTGTCTTTGGCAAACACGACGCCTTTGCCGAGGTTTTTCTCTGCGTAGTTCGCCATGAATTCGATGACACTCGGGTCGGTATCCGGACCCGGAATGATTTCGAGAAGTTTCATATAACGCGGCGGATTGAAGAAGTGCGTGCCGAGGAAGTGCTTGCGGAACGATTCTCCGCGACCTTCTGCCATCGCAGCGATCGACATGCCGGACGTGTTGGACGAAACGATCGTGCCCGGACGAACGGCTGCTTCAATTTTTTCATACACTTGACGCTTGATGTTGAGGTTCTCGACGACAACCTCGATCACCCAGTCGCACTCTTGCAGACGATGCAGATCGTCTTCGAAATTGCCGATCTCGATGAGATCAATCACTTCCGGTGCGTACAACGCAGCCGGTTTTTGCTTCAACAGACCGTCGCGACCGCGCTTGGCAAACAAGTTGCGGTCTTGCTCCGGATCTTTGGGCACGATGTCGAGCAGCAGGGACTTCACCCCTACGTTGGCGAGATGTGCGGCAATGCCGGCACCCATGACGCCGGCGCCGAGCACCGCGACTTTGCGAATCTTGCGTTCCATGTGTCCGTGACCTCCTTCAATGGTCCCCTCTATCCCTCAACCGAACAGTCGGTCGAAGATCGATATAGAAAAGTACAAAGCGTCAGAAACAACATTGACTGTTCAGTCTAACTTTCTGATATATCGTATTCTTCACGGCCTGAAAATATCCTTCTCCGATATTCGAAAAATTCCCCCACGACGAAATTTTTTTCTGACTTCCGAGTTTTCCGGCACTGGTAGGTTTATAGACTCCCAAAACTGGCAAGTCTAGTGACAGGAAAACGTAACCAAACGGAGGTAGAAACCACATGAAAAAAACCCTGCTGGCATTCGTCTTTTCTCTTGCTTTGCTGTTCTCTCTGCTTGCAACACCAAGCTACGCGATGTACGAACTGCCCGCGCCCTACGGCGCTCCGCATACTTATGATCTCGGCGGCGTTGTGTACGGTCCGCCGCTCCCGAGCAATCTCCCGCCGGTCATCGCCCGCTCCGGCACCGATCTTTTGAAAAAAGTCGAAGAGGCCGTCCCGGAAACGCTCACCTACAAAGTGAAGCAAGGCGACTCGCTCTCGTCCATCGCCGCTTCGTTCAACACCAAGACGGAGACGCTCGCACAGTTGAACAACTTGCCCAACGCAAACGTGTTGAAAATCGACCAAGAACTGCAAATTCCGAACTTGGAACGCAAACTGCTCCAACCGGGACTCGCGGTCAAAAACGTTCTCAACGCCGACCTGACCGCCTACACCGCCGGTTTTGAGTCGACCGGCAAACATCCGGGTGATCCGGGCTATGGGGTCACTGCGTCCGGCAAAGTCGTGCAAGACCACCAAACCATCGCCGTGGACCCGTCTGTCATCCCGATCGGCACCAAAGTCTATATTGAAGGAATCGGTGTGCGCGTCGCCGAAGACACCGGCGGGGCCATCGTCGGGAACCGCATTGACGTCTATATGAGCGACCTCTCGGCCGCCATTCAATTCGGCTACAAGAAAAACATCAAAGTCTACGTCCTCGACGCTTCTCAACAATCCGCATAACCCAAAGTAGGAAAAAGGCGATGGGACCCCTGTCCCCTCGCCTATCTGAATATTCCCTCATCATGTCAACAAGAGCCGAACCAACGCAATTCCGCCCATTCCGGTAATCACCGTCAAAAACAAATTGCGCGTCTTCCACGCCACCGCAATCGTCGGCAAACTGACCCAGAAATACAAATTCGACCAGGAAAAGTCGAGATGCCCTTCCTGAAGCACGAGCGACGGAGCCAGCATCGCAGCAAGCACGGCGACGGGCACATAGCGCAGCCACGTTACGACCAGCGGCGGCAACGTTCGCCCCGCAAGCAACCAGACGGGAAGCAGGCGCGGGATCACAGTCACGAGCGACATTCCGAGAATCGTCAACCAGATTGTTTGTTCGTCCACGACTCCAACACCACCCCAAGCGTCGCGCCGAGTACAGTCGCAAGCATGACCGACCACGTCGCAAAGCCCAATAATTGAAACACAACCGCTACGATCCCGCTGAACAAAGCGACTCCCACCGCTTTCACATGATGAATCTGCAAGAGCAGCAGCGCGACGAACATCGCGGGCAACGCGTAATCCAGACCGAACGGCTTCACGTCGGTCAACATCGTGTTCGCGACGAAGCCCAACCACGAACCGAGGACCCACGAGAGATGCGACGTCACGTTGACGGCGAAGACTTGTCTGGCCCCCGGCACCCGTTCTGCAAATTGCAGGCTGTGCAGAGCGAACGTCTCATCGGTGAGTTCGGTCGCAAACAAAAGCCGTTTGGCTTGCGGCCACCGCGACAAGTACGGCGAGACCGCCGCCGCCATCAACAGATGCCGCAAGTTGACGATGAACGTGGTGAAGAGGATCGACAGCATCGGCTGCCCGCTGGCAAACAACCCGGCTGCGATCAACTGCGACGAACCTGCATAGACAATGAACGACATCAACAGCGTGGAGAACAGCGACAAGTGCGCTTGCCCGGCTAACACTCCGTAGGCGAACCCGATCGGAATGTAGCCCATCACCACAGGCAAAGCTTGCAACACGCCGCGTGTGATCGGGGAGGAACTTGGCCGCTCCTCCGAATTGACAACGCTCTGTGACATGAAAGGAAGTTCCTCCAAGGAAGTAGTCCGATTTTTTGTACATCTTGGTATATAGTCTATACAAAAACAGACTTGCACACAACTTCGCGCAAGCCTGAAAGTTAGAGCCGTTCGACACGAATGGCAAACAGATCGTGCGTGCGCAGTCGAATGCGTTCGTGAGGAGAAACGTCTTGCAAAAGTTTACCGGGGCAATAAAAACGGACTTGTTCGCCCGCGACGCCGAGCGTGACTTGGTACAGCATGCCGATGTAGGGCATTCTGACTCGAGAGACACTTTCCAACGTGCCGGTGACGAGGTCGAGGTCCTCGGGAGCTTCCAGCATTTGCGCATACGCGGCGTAATACATCGCGACCAGCATCGTGTTGGTGTACGCGGTGAGCGACCCGACGCAGACGACCAGCGCCAAGGCGAAGAGACTGATCACAACCGTCCAGCGAATGTCTTGGTGGGCGTAGAGTTTATAAAGCACAACAGACAGCACCGCTGCGACGGTGAGAGCGGCGACCGTTACCGTGCGCTTCAAGCGCAGGCGTTTGCCTTGCCACTGCGCGGCACGTTTTTTCATTTCATATGCGTTCTTCATGGAACCTATTCACCCTCTCTCCTCTACTATCATTCTACTACGCCCGCCGCGCGTTAGGAGCTGAAAAATGGTGGGAACCCCGTCTTGACCTTGCTTTTCTGCAGGGCTATATTGGGAGGAGTGGTATTTGTACTACATAGTCTAATTCAGTTTCTTTGGAGGTCCCGCAATGAGCGCAGAATTTCTAGATGGGTTTCGCTTTTATTCGCTTGTCAAAGTCCGCTTTGCAGAAACGGACATGAACGGCCACATGAGCCACGTCTCCCCGATCATCTACATGGAGCAAGCCCGCGCCGAGTTTATGGAGTCCCTGGACGTCTTCACGCCGGAGTTGCTCATCAAGGAGCGCAAAACGTTCGTGCTCGCCGGTCAATCGATCGACTACAAAGCACAGGCCTATTACAACGACCGCCTGCGCATCTACTTGCGCGTCTCACGCATCGGATCCTCGTCGCTTGACATGGAGTACGCCATCGTCAACGAGGACAAGCAACTGCTCTGTTGCACCGCTCGTTCCACGGTCGTCTTTTTCGACGCCAACATGCAAAAAAGCACTCCCTTGCCAGACGATCTGGCGGAGCGCATCGAAGAGTTGGAATCCAAGTTTGCGACCGTCTGACACGGTCGCTTTTTTATGTAGCGGGAGGGTCTTGAAAAAAGAAAAAGCCCCTTTCGTCACGTCTCTTGGCGAAAGGGACCACCTCCCATAGTGAGAATCCGCGATACGGTCGCGTGTAGATTCTCAAAAAATATTTACTTGTCAGAACAAGTTCAGAACGAACAGGCTCTGGTCGTGGACAGCTTATCGAATGATCTCGATCGGCCCTTCCCCACGCTTGAGGAGTTTCGGGTATGCTGTCTCCGGTTTGAGGATCGAAAGCAAGTAGTTAATTGCCACTTCCGGATCAACGGTATCGCCACAGGTGTAGCAATCCATAGCTGCAAAGCCTTTCTCCGGGTACGTGTGGATCGACAGATGCGACTCAGACAACAATACAAGAACGGTAGCGCCTTGCGGTTCGAATTGCTTGTACTGCACAGACAGAACGTGTGCTCCCGATTTCTCAGCTGCTTCGACCATGCGGGACTTGAGGAACTCCGCATTGTTGATCAATTCAAAATCGATACCCCACGCGTCTACAGCACAATGTCTCCCGAAAGTAGAGTATTCTTCCATCATCTACCTCTCGGCCCCCTTCCTATCAAACAATTTTTCGTCATTGTTCGCTAGGACCTACGTCATTCACTAGGGGGGAAGGTTAGTCCAAAGAGGTCCCAACCCTTTTCAGTGAATCCTGGTTCCTATTGTTCTTGACTCAACAGCAAAGAGAATATCATGTTTCCAAGGGAACTTCAATAGGTTTCTCAAAAGTTTTTCCGGAGAAATTTCTGAGAGGTATATCGAGTGCATGAAAGGGCTTTCTTGTCGATAAATGACGAATATTTATTCAATATGTCGAGATTTCGTTGTATGAGCCAAATCCACGCTTCCACGCGTATCTTATGTGCGTGAAACTTCTTTTGCCATCCGCGTTTGTAAAGATTTTGTGGAAATTAGCGAACCAGATTTCGAGCATACTACGAGCAAAGGGAGGAGGATGCACAATGGAACATGGAGAGTTGCATGAGGGCGAGTTGCACGGCGAAGTCGGTGCTCACCTCGACGAGTTGTGCCAGTCGATCTGGGATCACTACGAAGAGAACCCGAAGTCGGGTCCGGTGGAAGTGACGATCAACAGCGTCGGCACCGGCATTCTGGCCAAGAAGGACGAAGACGGGTTGTTTTTTGAAGCCAACGGAGACGAGTTTGACATCGAGGAGTTCTTTATGGAGAACAACTTGACGTCCGACACGGTGAGTTTCCAACACAAGCACTAGAAAAAAGAACCCCAGGGAGCTCTCGGCCCTGGGGTTCTTCCTCCTGCAACTTAGGTGAGGCGGTTCAATTTCATGAACAGCGCCGGACCGGCTTGTTTGACGGTCTCGATCAGCGCTTCGGTGATTTCGGTGCCACGGGTCGCAAGAACGTTGCCCCCGTCGTCGGTCAAGTCTTCACGCAACTGCTTGCCGATCAAGTAGGCGTACTGGCCACCGGGAGTCGGTGCTTCGGCTCCTTGCGGGCTTGCAGCGTCCGTACGGGTCGCTGCCGTTTCTTGGGCTGCGTGCGTGACTTCAAGCGATGCTGTGAGCGGGATGACGTTGTCTTGCGGGGCCGGCTCGTCTTGGAGCGAATCGAAGATGCGAGACTCGTCCTTGATGACGAGGACGTCGCGTCCGAAGGTCATGATGTTGTCACGGTGAAACACGCGGACCGACTCGGTGTTGCTGTGCTCTGCGAACGTGCAGGCGGTGACGGAGCCGGTTTCCTCTTCTACATAGTATTCTTGGACGACGCCCATCAGTTGACCCTTGCGAGAGAGCACGCGGGTGCCGATGATCTTGTAGCCGAGCAGAACGAGTTCGCGTGCTCCGGCGACGTCGTGCAGGTCGCGGATAGACTCGCTTGATTCAACGGTCACGGCAAAATCGCCGACACCGATGACAGATTCATACGGGAGAACGTGAACCCCGATGGCATCTTGGTCGTTGTCGACTTGGAGGAGTCGGACGGAACCGGAGGACGGTTCGAGTACCAGTTGTTTGACGCGGCCGATCTCGGCGCCTTCGGTGAGGGAGAAGATCGGGAGACCTTGAATTT
It encodes:
- a CDS encoding MDR family MFS transporter, encoding MLSGMFGGFDRSIWIRFWGMTLLNVGTFMIRPFLALYLANGLGAGLTIIGFVLTVRPLGAFFGNMLGGYFADKIGRKPVMIAGMLLDAAALGGYALTDSVLWFALLSFLQGFGSSFAEPAVSAMVADVTSEQNRARAFSLMYMGNNVGCAVGPLLGVSLLLAHPATLFGIMATATVAFAVVIALFIPESKPENIVCESDACKRSQNKIGYGFILQDVKLILFLLGSFAITLGYNQMSSYLPLHLENILPDASWLYGVMQSLNGILCVVLSMPVARFLSRFNPYHVMKASGGVYTLGILILALNHSSSLMLIGFTVFTLGEIISASVSKKLLADFAPDDMRARYMGASGFSWIVAATIGPLLGGQLMQQFGGHVMLLVFTLIMALSVPVYRMLWIKRKAELQPALEVKKAVPLA
- a CDS encoding 3-hydroxyacyl-CoA dehydrogenase/enoyl-CoA hydratase family protein produces the protein MERKIRKVAVLGAGVMGAGIAAHLANVGVKSLLLDIVPKDPEQDRNLFAKRGRDGLLKQKPAALYAPEVIDLIEIGNFEDDLHRLQECDWVIEVVVENLNIKRQVYEKIEAAVRPGTIVSSNTSGMSIAAMAEGRGESFRKHFLGTHFFNPPRYMKLLEIIPGPDTDPSVIEFMANYAEKNLGKGVVFAKDTVNFIANRIGTYGLMVSVQEMEKAGLGVDEVDALTGPVIGRPKSATFRTLDIVGLDTFVHVANNVHDSVEDGEEKSTFVIPSFLQKMVENGWIGEKVKKGFFQKIGKDIHALDYNTMEYRPRTKIKSASLEMAKQQKSLKEKLRTLVYGQDQASLFMWNVLKRTLIYSANHASEIADDIVNIDRAMKWGFNWQTGPFETWDLLGVEKSVARMEAEGETIPELVKNLLASGKKSFYEEEAGVKSFYTLTGEFKGLEEKKEIISLAALKEQGRVIKKNSGASLIDLGDGVAALEFHSPNQAIGNDIVAMMNYAAQEVSQNYKGLVIGNQANNFCVGANLMMILMAAQDDDWDELDLTVRMFQNATMALKYMDRPVVAAPFNMTLGGGAEVCFPADKIVGAAESYFGLVEVGVGLLPGGGGNKEILLRNIENVPEGIDLQPYVTRAFETIAMAKVSTSFRDGQKLGYFRKSDEMTVNQDYLLHDAKQAVLAMAPNYVAPTPKKIKVVGENGYALLKLGAQTMKLHGFASDHDVKIASKVANVLAGGQVIGGSVVSEQYLLDLEREAFLSLCGEPLSQQRMQYMLTKGKPLRN
- a CDS encoding acyl-CoA dehydrogenase family protein, with protein sequence MSEVKTKKRGGAFLIEKTSPADVFTPEDFNNEQLMIAKTTADFAKGEVEPRREEIEKLDLELTIDLLKQAGELGLLAADVPEEYDGLGLDKISSTLITENITRAGSFGLSHGAHVGIGTLPIVYFGNDDQKKRYLPDLASGAKFAAYCLTEPGSGSDALGAKTTAILNAEGTHYVLNGTKQFITNAGFADVFVVYAKVDGDKFSAFIVEKDYPGVSTGPEEKKMGIKGSSTRPLILEDVAVPVENLLYEVGKGHHIAFNILNIGRYKLAAGCVGSNKLAIEHSVKYANQRKQFNKEISSFPLLREKFADMNIAAYATESMIYRIGGMIEAGLADVDTSNGRDVTAAIAEYAIECSISKVFASEAFDFVVDEGVQIHGGYGFIQEYPIEQMYRDSRINRIFEGTNEVNRLLIPGTLVKKAMKGEIALLQAAQGLQAELMSLMPGMVDEDIPLAVEEDLIDRAKKIFLMVAGYGVQKYQLALEAQQEILANVADIAIEIFAAESALLRAQKQIARDGEAKAATKIAMSRVFVNESFGRIEAIAKETLAAMEGGDVLKTQLSVLKKLARSTPINAVKVKRELAAKIVEQESYIC
- a CDS encoding acetyl-CoA C-acyltransferase, whose amino-acid sequence is MREAVIVSAVRTAVGRSHKGSLRHTRPEDLGALVVREALNRVPELDPREVEDVIIGCAIPEGEQGMNLGRIVAMRAGLPTNVAGMSVNRFCSSGLQTIALAAQAILTGQADVMIAGGVESMSMVPMVGNKLAPNPWLVDNMPEIYMGMGHTAEQVAQRFGVSREMQDGFAVRSHQRAAAAIASGKFKDEIVPVPVKFQTVDEKGKVKVHEYLFDTDEGVRPDTSMEGLAKLRPAFHVQGSVTAGNSSQTSDGAAAVVVMSAEKAQELGLKPLAKFLSFAIGGVDPDIMGVGPVVAIPKALQKAGLSVDDIDLFEVNEAFASQAFHVVRELGLDEEKVNVNGGAIALGHPLGCSGAKLTVQILNELRRRNGKYGVVSMCIGGGMGAAGVFELLN